The Persephonella sp. nucleotide sequence CCCATATACTGTAGAGATGAAAACACAGCTTGAGAAAATAAGACAGCAGGTGCAGAATATAGAATGATGTTGAGAGTTCTGCCTTTTATTTTAGTCTTATTACTGCTGTCCTGTGCCAGAACATACGATCCCCTTACAGGAAAAACTGTTTATACGCTGCTTCCTACACAAGAGGAAATAAAGATAGGCAGAATGTATCTTCCTCTGGCGATTGATCAAAATGACGGGAGGTATCCTGATAAAGAAGTTCAGGAGTATGTCCAAAAGCTTGGAAAGAAGATAGCACAGCATGCACCAAGAAAGTTAGACTACAGATTTTATGTTGTGAACACAAAACAGGTGAATGCTTTTGCCCTTCCGGGAGGTTTTATATTTGTAAACAGGGGGCTGATACTTGCCCTTGATAAAGAGGATCAGCTTGCAGGGGTTCTTGCCCACGAGCTTGCCCATGTGAACGCAAGACACCACGCCAGATTTTTAGAAAAGATGTACGGAATGAATATTCTCCTTTCAATAGCAGGTATATTCGCTTACCAGACAAGATACGGTGATATTTTGATGCAGTTTGGAAAGATAGGGGCACAGCTTCTGTCCCTGAGATGGAGCAGGGAGCATGAAACAGAGGCTGACAGTTTTGGCGTCAGATTTTCTTATGAAGCAGGTTATGATCCGAGGGGGCTTCTGGAGACATTTAAGATATTCAAAAAATTAGATAAG carries:
- a CDS encoding M48 family metalloprotease is translated as MMLRVLPFILVLLLLSCARTYDPLTGKTVYTLLPTQEEIKIGRMYLPLAIDQNDGRYPDKEVQEYVQKLGKKIAQHAPRKLDYRFYVVNTKQVNAFALPGGFIFVNRGLILALDKEDQLAGVLAHELAHVNARHHARFLEKMYGMNILLSIAGIFAYQTRYGDILMQFGKIGAQLLSLRWSREHETEADSFGVRFSYEAGYDPRGLLETFKIFKKLDKVKQPEWLLTHPLPDTRIKNVKKLISQLDLNKPLIKDSPQFHKIKQKLQKTKTSFDLFYQAKEKLAKNQKIAALDLVNKSLQLFPNNNASLTLKAFLLLTEENYREGTELAVKAAQLDELYFKPHFFAGYGYFKLGEYSKSVQFLEKARELIPDFPDTYYFLGRDYEALGNLKKAVENYRKALKLTDGKRGWEKDAQRRLQKILGI